Proteins encoded in a region of the Zunongwangia endophytica genome:
- a CDS encoding SusC/RagA family TonB-linked outer membrane protein: protein MRGLATTGNNDVLVVVDGVPGQVGGLSRLSPEEIESVTVLKDASAAIYGSRAANGVILITTKRGKTNSAPSVSYKFDVGFSSPTRLPDMADASTYAQIRNEIAYYNSPNDGLNQVYSAEEINLFANGSDPLNYPNTDWANAALRDYATQTQHNLNVSGGSEKINYFFSLGKTSQEGLYKNGATQYDQYNVRSNLDVDISDRLSLGLSLSGRKEDRQFATEGANYIFRSIYRAYPTVASIYPNGYPSTGIENANPVIMATPAGGTNNQPRYIFNGIIKAKYELPFLDGLSIDGFFSVDELSSRIRNFRTPYTLYNYNRNTEEYNPVVIGGGPDQQGSLEEEHFSQSKTVGNIKLNFKRRFGSHNIDAFIGYERSENKDHTLGASRIHFPTTQTPELSQGGGAATDRDNYGNSYNFTRESFLSRIAYNYSEKYLAEFQMRIDGSSIFPEGNRYGVFPSISAGYRITQEDWFNIDFFDDLKIRASYGILGNDNVGQFQYFDNYAINNNYVVGGEVVTGIDLIRLANPNITWEVARKTDIGLNFKWMNHFNTEIIYFTQDRTDILINRNASIPGTTGIVNPYPTNDNAPLVPSENIGEVKSHGFEAVIGYDLKSEGDFNFGVQGNFTYAKNEIGFIDEAPGVLDYQRQTGRPLNTYLLYNAIGIFRTEDDLNNYPHVEGARLGDLIYEDFDNDGEITPDDMYRSEYGNIPQITFGLVLDATYKNFDFSAVFAGQGQVRQYVLPESGTVGNFYSSWANNRWSPENPDGSYPRVSERASSAVSGGRFRNDFWLRNTAFVRLKNVQLGYTLPTMWTDKLAIGNARIYASAFNLFTLTEVEDFDPEGSSESGQFYPQQRIINLGINVQF from the coding sequence ATTCGAGGTTTAGCTACTACAGGTAATAATGATGTCCTCGTAGTAGTCGATGGAGTTCCAGGACAGGTAGGAGGCCTTTCAAGACTTTCTCCAGAAGAAATTGAAAGCGTAACCGTACTAAAAGATGCCTCTGCAGCAATTTACGGAAGTCGTGCCGCTAATGGAGTTATTCTTATAACCACGAAAAGAGGAAAGACAAATTCAGCACCATCTGTATCTTACAAGTTTGATGTTGGTTTTTCATCTCCTACACGATTACCAGATATGGCTGATGCATCAACATATGCGCAGATCAGAAATGAAATTGCCTATTATAATAGTCCTAATGATGGATTAAATCAAGTTTACTCAGCTGAAGAGATTAACCTATTCGCTAATGGGAGTGATCCATTAAATTATCCAAATACCGACTGGGCCAATGCCGCACTTAGAGATTATGCTACTCAAACTCAACACAACCTAAATGTGTCAGGTGGATCTGAAAAGATAAATTATTTCTTTTCATTAGGGAAAACATCTCAAGAAGGCTTATATAAAAATGGAGCTACCCAATATGATCAGTATAATGTTCGATCGAACTTAGATGTTGATATTTCTGATAGATTAAGTTTAGGTCTTTCGTTATCGGGTAGAAAAGAAGATCGGCAATTCGCTACAGAAGGTGCTAATTACATATTCAGATCAATTTATAGAGCCTATCCAACAGTAGCTTCTATCTATCCTAACGGATACCCTTCAACCGGGATTGAAAATGCAAATCCGGTTATTATGGCTACCCCTGCGGGAGGAACAAATAATCAACCGAGATATATTTTCAATGGAATTATTAAAGCCAAATATGAATTACCATTCCTGGATGGTTTGTCGATAGACGGATTCTTTTCTGTAGATGAATTATCTAGTAGAATAAGAAATTTTAGAACACCTTATACGCTTTATAATTATAATAGAAATACAGAAGAATATAATCCTGTAGTTATTGGTGGTGGACCTGATCAACAAGGCTCTTTAGAAGAAGAACATTTTAGTCAATCTAAGACAGTGGGTAATATCAAGCTTAACTTTAAGAGAAGATTTGGCAGTCATAATATAGATGCATTCATTGGTTACGAAAGGAGTGAAAACAAGGACCATACTTTAGGAGCTTCTAGAATCCACTTTCCAACCACTCAAACTCCGGAACTTTCTCAAGGAGGAGGGGCAGCGACTGACAGGGATAATTATGGTAATAGTTATAATTTTACCAGAGAAAGTTTTCTTTCAAGAATTGCCTATAACTATAGCGAAAAATATCTTGCGGAATTTCAAATGCGTATAGATGGATCTTCAATATTCCCGGAAGGGAATCGATATGGCGTTTTTCCATCTATATCTGCAGGTTACCGAATAACACAAGAAGACTGGTTTAATATAGACTTCTTTGATGATCTTAAAATTAGAGCTTCCTATGGAATTTTAGGGAATGATAATGTAGGACAATTCCAATATTTTGATAATTATGCGATCAATAATAACTATGTAGTTGGTGGAGAGGTTGTGACCGGTATAGATCTAATAAGGTTGGCCAATCCAAATATTACCTGGGAAGTTGCACGGAAAACCGATATAGGACTGAATTTTAAATGGATGAATCATTTCAACACAGAGATTATTTACTTCACTCAGGATCGAACAGACATACTAATCAATAGAAATGCATCAATCCCGGGAACTACCGGAATTGTAAATCCATACCCGACAAATGATAACGCCCCATTAGTTCCCTCTGAAAATATTGGAGAAGTAAAAAGCCATGGATTTGAAGCTGTTATCGGTTATGATTTGAAATCTGAAGGTGATTTTAACTTCGGAGTGCAGGGAAATTTCACGTACGCAAAGAATGAAATTGGATTTATTGACGAAGCTCCAGGGGTTTTGGATTATCAAAGACAAACAGGACGCCCACTTAATACCTATCTTTTGTATAATGCTATAGGCATTTTTAGAACTGAAGACGATCTGAATAATTACCCACATGTCGAGGGAGCTAGATTAGGTGATTTAATCTATGAAGATTTTGATAATGACGGAGAAATTACTCCAGACGATATGTATAGAAGTGAGTATGGAAATATCCCTCAGATAACATTTGGTCTTGTTCTGGATGCTACTTATAAGAATTTTGATTTTTCAGCGGTTTTTGCTGGCCAGGGTCAGGTAAGGCAATACGTACTTCCAGAATCGGGAACTGTTGGAAACTTTTATAGTAGTTGGGCGAACAACAGATGGTCACCTGAGAATCCAGATGGTAGTTACCCAAGAGTAAGCGAGCGTGCATCATCAGCAGTAAGCGGAGGTAGATTTCGAAATGATTTCTGGTTACGAAATACAGCCTTTGTTCGTCTTAAAAATGTTCAGTTAGGATACACGCTGCCGACGATGTGGACTGATAAATTAGCTATTGGAAATGCTAGGATATATGCTAGCGCATTTAACCTATTTACTTTAACAGAAGTAGAAGATTTTGATCCTGAAGGGAGTAGCGAAAGTGGCCAGTTTTATCCACAACAAAGGATTATTAATCTAGGAATTAATGTTCAGTTTTAA
- a CDS encoding RagB/SusD family nutrient uptake outer membrane protein codes for MKFNIIYTKILLFSLFGGLILVGCQDDYLEVTPTDRVSDAAILNDSTLFEAYVINRYLGVRLTDKEGDGSRPGFGRGFEYAMWSSLTDESIYNNDDNTWLIQQGQLAPENTGISGTIWGRSYRSIREVNYALNNIDNLAMSDSKKEVLTAELKFIRAYRYHDLIRNYGEVILMEDRVVELGDDLTDPSLFEKSTISESLTYTINELDEAINALPENHSNNWQEGRATKGTAMALKARLLLYAASPLYNDKTNDAQKWADAANAAQEVMDLGLYSLHPDYQQLFLESSQNSEIIFARYYNLNALHTALEIANGPNGYGGWAGNVPLQNLVDDYEMADGSEFDWNNESHAEKPYQNRDPRFYQTILYNGAEYRGREVETFVPNGLDSPDGPSNWNTSKSGYYMRKFIDEDLPIINPWGVAGTQDWIYIRYGEILLNYAEAQNEAAGPDESVYNAVNLIRSRAGMPNLESGLSQSEMREKIRHERRIELAFEEHRYYDVRRWMIADEVENQPAQGMRITKRNGGLNYDTFIALDGKSFNERNYWLPIPRSEILASNNQIEQNPGY; via the coding sequence ATGAAATTTAATATTATATATACAAAAATACTGTTATTCTCTCTATTCGGAGGTCTTATTTTGGTTGGATGTCAAGATGACTATTTAGAGGTAACTCCGACTGATCGCGTGTCTGATGCGGCGATCCTAAATGATTCAACTTTATTTGAAGCCTATGTGATCAATAGATACTTGGGAGTTCGATTAACAGATAAAGAGGGCGATGGGAGTCGACCTGGCTTTGGAAGGGGCTTTGAATATGCAATGTGGAGTTCTTTGACTGATGAATCTATTTATAACAATGATGATAACACCTGGCTTATACAACAGGGGCAGTTAGCTCCTGAAAATACGGGTATTTCTGGAACAATTTGGGGACGAAGCTATCGTAGTATTAGAGAAGTTAATTACGCTCTAAATAATATAGATAATTTGGCAATGAGCGACTCTAAAAAAGAAGTACTTACTGCGGAGCTAAAATTTATAAGAGCCTATAGATATCATGATCTTATTAGAAATTACGGCGAAGTAATACTGATGGAAGATCGTGTAGTAGAACTTGGAGATGATTTAACTGATCCTAGTTTGTTTGAAAAAAGCACGATATCAGAAAGCTTAACATATACTATCAACGAACTGGATGAAGCAATCAACGCTTTACCAGAAAATCATTCAAATAACTGGCAGGAAGGTAGAGCTACTAAAGGCACAGCTATGGCACTTAAAGCTAGATTATTATTATATGCGGCGAGTCCTTTATACAATGATAAAACCAACGATGCACAAAAATGGGCAGATGCAGCAAATGCTGCTCAGGAGGTAATGGATCTTGGTCTATACAGTTTACACCCTGATTATCAACAACTTTTTCTTGAATCTTCACAAAATAGTGAGATAATATTTGCCCGATATTATAATCTTAATGCATTACACACTGCTCTAGAAATTGCTAATGGTCCTAACGGCTATGGAGGCTGGGCAGGTAATGTACCATTACAAAATTTAGTGGATGATTATGAAATGGCAGATGGATCTGAATTTGACTGGAATAACGAATCTCATGCAGAGAAACCTTACCAAAATAGGGATCCCAGATTTTATCAAACAATATTATATAATGGAGCTGAATATCGAGGAAGGGAAGTAGAAACATTTGTACCCAATGGTTTGGATAGTCCAGATGGTCCTTCTAACTGGAACACCAGTAAATCAGGTTACTACATGAGAAAATTTATCGATGAAGACCTTCCAATTATTAATCCATGGGGAGTTGCTGGAACACAAGATTGGATATATATAAGATATGGAGAAATTTTACTGAATTACGCTGAAGCGCAAAATGAAGCAGCTGGTCCAGATGAATCCGTTTATAATGCCGTAAACCTTATTCGATCCAGAGCTGGTATGCCGAATTTGGAGAGTGGACTAAGTCAAAGTGAGATGCGCGAAAAGATTCGCCACGAAAGAAGAATTGAACTAGCCTTTGAAGAACATAGGTATTATGATGTAAGACGATGGATGATTGCAGATGAGGTCGAAAATCAACCCGCTCAAGGAATGAGAATTACGAAAAGAAACGGAGGTTTAAATTACGATACTTTCATAGCACTTGACGGAAAAAGTTTTAATGAGAGAAATTACTGGCTACCTATTCCAAGAAGTGAAATATTAGCTTCAAATAATCAGATAGAACAAAACCCGGGTTATTAA
- a CDS encoding glycoside hydrolase — translation MKKNFQSFFFLLTFYLFFISCQQENNDRKRTTEEKSKRTSISIEADVVFQTIDNFGASDAWSIQHIGNWPDHKKEKIAQLLFSQELDENNHPLGIGLSLWRFNLGAGSAQQGANSGIVDEWRRADSFLKLDGTYSWQRQSGQVWFAKAANDYGVDQLLVFLNSPHVNFTRNKKAFSASGDQSNLAVANYKKFTDYLSHSIKGMENLGLNVDIISPFNEPQWDWADGGQEGTPFWNEEIAEITRLINKSFIENNIETKIDLPETAQLNYLLEDDNKPGRGTQLDYFFNENSTGHIGNLEHLGKAISGHSYFTTSPTSKLIGERKKLNHALKDFQNLKFWMSEYCILGDNDGEIEGNGKDLSIEPALYMAKVIHHDLSIANASAWHWWTAVSVYDYKDGLIYADKNKKDGNFEESKMLWALGNYSRFIRPGAERIQITTEGKLPEEILISGFNSPDNQENILVVINPLNRKIQVQFKNNEKLLTPKSSYVTSNAKNLASVEQGPNISLTEKSITTLIFSK, via the coding sequence ATGAAAAAAAACTTTCAATCTTTCTTTTTCCTACTTACGTTTTATTTGTTTTTTATTTCCTGCCAACAGGAAAATAATGATAGAAAAAGAACTACAGAGGAAAAGAGTAAGCGCACATCTATAAGCATTGAAGCTGATGTAGTTTTTCAGACTATCGACAATTTTGGAGCATCTGATGCCTGGAGCATACAGCATATTGGAAATTGGCCAGATCATAAAAAAGAAAAAATAGCACAGCTTCTTTTTAGTCAGGAGTTGGATGAAAATAATCATCCATTAGGAATCGGTCTTTCTTTATGGCGATTTAACCTGGGGGCGGGAAGTGCACAACAGGGAGCCAATAGTGGTATAGTAGATGAATGGAGAAGAGCAGATTCCTTTTTAAAATTGGATGGAACCTATTCCTGGCAACGCCAATCTGGACAGGTTTGGTTTGCTAAAGCAGCTAATGATTATGGAGTAGATCAATTGCTAGTATTTCTGAATAGTCCCCATGTAAATTTCACGAGAAATAAAAAAGCATTTAGTGCAAGTGGTGATCAATCTAACTTAGCAGTAGCCAACTATAAAAAGTTCACAGACTATCTAAGCCATAGTATAAAAGGTATGGAAAATTTAGGTCTTAACGTAGATATTATAAGTCCCTTTAATGAACCGCAATGGGATTGGGCTGATGGGGGGCAGGAAGGCACTCCTTTCTGGAATGAAGAGATAGCCGAGATTACAAGACTAATTAATAAGAGTTTTATTGAAAATAATATTGAAACAAAAATTGATCTTCCGGAAACTGCTCAACTTAACTATTTATTGGAAGACGATAATAAACCCGGAAGAGGTACCCAGCTTGACTATTTCTTTAACGAAAATTCAACGGGCCATATTGGTAATCTAGAGCATTTAGGCAAGGCGATATCTGGACATAGTTATTTTACCACTTCTCCTACATCTAAATTAATTGGAGAACGAAAAAAACTGAACCATGCTCTGAAAGATTTTCAGAATTTAAAATTCTGGATGTCTGAGTATTGTATCCTTGGTGATAATGATGGAGAAATTGAAGGAAACGGAAAAGATTTGAGTATTGAACCCGCGCTCTATATGGCCAAAGTGATACATCATGATTTAAGTATTGCTAATGCCTCGGCTTGGCACTGGTGGACTGCAGTATCGGTTTATGACTATAAAGATGGATTAATTTATGCTGATAAGAATAAAAAAGACGGCAATTTTGAAGAGAGTAAGATGCTATGGGCCCTTGGAAACTATAGTCGTTTTATTAGGCCTGGAGCCGAACGTATTCAAATCACTACAGAAGGGAAACTACCTGAAGAAATTTTAATTTCAGGTTTTAATTCTCCGGATAATCAGGAAAATATCTTAGTAGTTATAAATCCCTTGAATAGAAAGATCCAAGTTCAATTTAAAAATAATGAAAAGCTCTTGACACCTAAATCATCATATGTGACTTCCAATGCTAAAAACTTAGCATCGGTAGAACAGGGTCCTAACATCTCATTGACCGAAAAATCTATTACTACTTTAATCTTTTCAAAATAA
- a CDS encoding glycoside hydrolase family 2 TIM barrel-domain containing protein produces MKTSFFTMLLNWQKILLLFVISFPLAISAQENNKLMFNDSWKFHMGELTNKSDANWKNVSLPHDWSIQSDFDSRWASGTGFLPGGIAYYKKNFDVQNYSPNKKYSIYFDGVYKNSEVWINGHFLGKRPNGFIPFQYDLTPYLKEKENEILVKCDHTDYADSRYYTGSGIYRNVYLIQQNPIHFSQWGVFVSTPKIEKDEAEINIQLEIENLTDQVSGSNIITNISNDKGEKVATGTYSLQLYPNRENYIELHLKIDNPELWEPDAPNLYDLDIRIKVDGKLMELWSNKIGIRDFKFDANKGFFLNGKNMLIKGVCIHHDAGALGAAVPKKVWRERFKTLKELGANAIRMSHYPHQDYIYDLADEMGFLVQDEAFDEWEFGKNKWIEGWNEGSPGKDGSHKDFSQWGTTDVEDMVRRNRNHPSIIMWSIGNEIDYPNDPYTHPILDEGRNPQIYGKGYMPDHPPVDQLGKIANELSMSVKKFDTTRPVTAALAGVTMSNFTAYPEILDIVGYNYQEFRYQEDHGKYPNRIIYGSENGDALSAWKAVTDNDFIASQFLWTAFDFIGEAGKWPYRSSGAGIIDLAGKPKPDFYFRKSLWNNAPMVFMGIADSEDNVTKRRQISTTWSRSENDLKYVSAYNNVDSVELFLNDKSLGKKKGDYDGNMIFWKVPFESGELLLKGYDNEGKEVASQTLKTPGSIADFELTYNKEDIENDTSNILIVDIKLIDENGTPIIKDDRLVTLDLPSGIRVLGLESGDLKSHEGYQSNQRNSYQGKLRAYLELSESIQNKDASITIKVQGMDEKKIILK; encoded by the coding sequence ATGAAAACATCTTTTTTTACAATGCTTTTGAATTGGCAAAAGATTCTTCTTTTGTTTGTGATAAGCTTTCCATTGGCTATAAGTGCTCAAGAAAATAATAAGCTTATGTTTAATGACTCCTGGAAGTTCCATATGGGAGAATTAACGAATAAAAGTGATGCAAACTGGAAAAATGTATCACTTCCACATGATTGGAGTATTCAAAGCGATTTCGATTCGCGGTGGGCCAGTGGAACGGGTTTTCTCCCTGGTGGGATAGCCTATTATAAGAAAAACTTTGATGTTCAGAATTATTCTCCAAACAAAAAATATAGTATATATTTCGATGGTGTTTATAAAAATAGTGAAGTATGGATAAACGGTCATTTTTTAGGTAAAAGGCCTAATGGATTCATTCCTTTTCAGTATGATCTAACTCCATATTTGAAGGAAAAAGAAAATGAAATACTCGTAAAGTGTGATCACACTGATTATGCAGACAGCAGGTATTATACCGGTTCTGGGATATATAGAAATGTTTATTTAATTCAACAAAATCCAATTCATTTTTCTCAATGGGGTGTATTTGTATCAACCCCAAAAATTGAAAAGGATGAGGCGGAAATCAATATTCAGTTAGAAATTGAAAACTTAACTGATCAGGTATCAGGTTCAAATATCATTACAAATATAAGCAATGACAAAGGCGAAAAAGTAGCTACGGGCACCTACAGTTTACAATTATATCCAAATAGAGAAAATTATATCGAATTGCATTTAAAAATCGATAATCCTGAATTGTGGGAACCAGATGCTCCAAATCTTTACGATCTAGATATCCGTATAAAAGTAGACGGAAAATTGATGGAGCTATGGAGCAATAAAATAGGAATAAGAGATTTTAAGTTTGATGCGAACAAAGGCTTCTTTTTAAATGGAAAGAATATGCTTATTAAAGGGGTTTGTATCCATCATGACGCTGGTGCATTAGGGGCTGCTGTTCCAAAGAAAGTTTGGAGAGAGCGATTCAAAACTCTTAAAGAACTTGGTGCAAATGCGATTAGAATGAGTCACTATCCTCATCAGGATTATATTTATGATCTTGCAGATGAAATGGGTTTTCTTGTTCAGGACGAAGCTTTCGATGAATGGGAATTTGGTAAAAATAAATGGATTGAAGGATGGAATGAAGGATCTCCGGGAAAGGATGGATCTCACAAGGATTTTAGCCAATGGGGTACTACAGATGTAGAAGATATGGTAAGGAGAAATAGGAATCATCCTTCAATTATTATGTGGAGCATTGGAAACGAAATAGATTATCCTAATGATCCTTATACACACCCGATTTTGGACGAAGGCCGTAATCCTCAAATTTATGGCAAAGGATATATGCCAGATCATCCTCCCGTGGATCAGCTAGGTAAGATAGCTAATGAGCTTAGTATGTCGGTTAAAAAATTTGACACTACAAGACCTGTTACGGCTGCCCTTGCAGGAGTAACAATGTCTAATTTCACGGCTTATCCAGAAATTTTGGACATTGTCGGCTATAACTATCAAGAGTTTAGGTATCAAGAAGATCATGGAAAATATCCAAACAGAATCATCTATGGTAGTGAAAATGGAGATGCCCTTAGCGCCTGGAAAGCAGTAACAGATAATGATTTTATAGCATCGCAATTTCTCTGGACGGCATTTGATTTTATTGGAGAGGCAGGAAAATGGCCGTATCGAAGTAGTGGTGCAGGAATAATAGATCTTGCAGGAAAGCCAAAACCTGACTTTTATTTCAGAAAGAGTCTATGGAATAACGCTCCCATGGTTTTTATGGGGATCGCTGATAGTGAAGATAATGTAACTAAAAGACGTCAAATTTCAACTACCTGGAGTAGATCTGAAAATGATTTAAAATACGTGAGCGCATATAATAATGTTGATTCGGTTGAACTTTTTTTAAATGATAAATCTCTAGGAAAGAAAAAAGGGGACTACGATGGAAATATGATATTCTGGAAAGTACCTTTCGAAAGTGGAGAGTTACTACTTAAAGGTTATGATAATGAAGGTAAAGAAGTAGCATCACAAACATTAAAAACACCTGGATCAATAGCAGATTTTGAGCTAACTTATAACAAAGAAGATATTGAAAATGATACGAGTAATATTCTTATTGTTGATATTAAATTGATAGATGAAAACGGAACTCCTATCATTAAAGATGATCGCCTGGTTACTTTGGATTTGCCTTCAGGTATAAGAGTACTAGGATTAGAAAGCGGGGACTTAAAAAGTCATGAAGGTTACCAAAGCAATCAAAGAAATTCTTATCAGGGAAAATTACGAGCATATCTTGAACTTTCAGAAAGCATACAAAATAAGGATGCATCAATAACTATTAAGGTACAAGGAATGGATGAAAAAAAAATCATCCTAAAATAA